From the Polaribacter tangerinus genome, the window AGTTTGACCAGGAAAACTAACTGTACTTTCTCCGTTACGCTCAAATTTATAGGTATTTGGAGCAATTGTTGTTATGTTTTCATTACTACTATTGCAAGCGAATAATACACTAGAAATTGATAAAATAATAAATACTTTTTTCATTTTATTAAGATTAATTATAAATAATATTTTTAAACTCATGCAAATATAAATCGTAAAACGGATATTAACAAGATTTATTTAGAATAAATAAAAATAAAATTCAAATCAATTAATTATGAGATGGTTAACTATTAAGGTTTTATAATAAGTACAACTAATTTTCTAATATCTTCAGCATTTTCATTTTTTTGGAATATAAATAGCTATTAGTTCACTATTATTTTTAGATAAGAAAGGAATACAAAACCTATTATCAAGTAATCTAAAAAAAAAATATTATAAATTGTTTGTGAATTTAAAGGAGCTAAATTTACATACCAAGATTCATGTTTATTGTCAATTAAATACCTTATAAATAGGTGCTTGTGTCTCTATTTTTTTACCATAATCTAAAGCGCGTTTTAACAGTTCTAATTTTGGGAAGCCTACACAGGAACTTTTGTTTTTAAAGTAATTTATAAACTACAGTAAGTTGTAAAGATTCCAAAAAAATCACATAATATAAAACTACACTCCATTAAAAACCTCCAAAGCCTTGTTATAAGCACTTTCAAAACTCATAGGTTTTATGTTAGTATCTACTTTTTGAGCTGTAAAATAAGATAATAATTTTTCTGTAGGCATATTACCAGTTAATTCATCTTTTGCCATGGGGCATCCTCCATAGCCTTTTATGGCACCATCAAACCGATTACAACCAGCCAAAAAAGCGGCATTTACTTTCTCATGCCATTTATTTGGTGTGGTATGCAAATGTGCGCCAAACTCTATAGATGGGAAAGCAGGTATTAAATTCGAAAATAAGTATGATATTTCTTTGGGAGTAGAAGAACCTATAGTATCAGATAATGATAAAATTTTCACTCCCATTGTGGCTAATTTTTGTGTCCATTCTCCCACAATATCAACATTCCACGGATCACCGTAAGGGTTACCAAACCCCATAGATAAGTAGGCAACAACCTTTTTATTTTTCTTGTCTGCTAAAGAAAGTATTTCTTCTAAAGTAACAATAGACTCTGCAATTGTTTTATGAGTATTTCTCATTTGAAAATTTTCTGATATAGAAAATGGATATCCCAAATAATCAACTTCTTCAAACTGAACAGCATCTTTTGCACCTCTAGTATTGGCAATAATAGCCAACAATTTACTAGCAGTATTTGAAAGGTCTAATTTTGATAAAACAGCGGCTGTATCTCGCATTTGTGGAATGGCCTTTGGCGATACAAAACTTCCAAAATCAATAGTATCAAAGCCAACTTTTAGTAACGAGTTAATGTACAATGCTTTTTTTTCAGTGGAAATAAAATGAGATTTTATTCCCTGCATTGCGTCTCTTGGGCACTCAATAATTTTGACTTTTTTCATCAATTCAAAGATATAGAAACAAACCGATTCTTAAAATAGATTTTTTGCCAAATATTGCTAAACTTCTTCGTTCGCTTACATACTTAAAATAAGTAAAGAAATATTTGTGCAAATTATTCGAAACATACATTTGTAAAAAGAGAATTATTAATAACTCTACTCGCAAATATTTTAAACTATTATAAGATTACTTTGGTTAAAAAGGACTAATTTTTACCATAAAATTAGAATGGCAATACACACAAAAACAACAATTTGTGCCCATTTAAAAAAAAATCCGATTTTAGAATATTTATTTATAAAATTAGTTACTGTACTTCCTAAAAGTGCGAAACTACCAAACACTACAAAAGACACGGTTATAAAAATTACCCCAAGTATAAAAAACTGAATTGTAGTACTTAAGGTGTTAGAAAATAAAAATTGAGGAAAAAGTGCTAAGAAAAATAGCGTAACTTTTGGATTTAGAACATTCATTAAAAATCCCTTTTTAAATAAACTAACGGCACTTTTTTTCGTAACATTATCCGAATTTAATACAATTGTAGCATCACTCTTATAAACAGAATAAGCCAAAAAAATAAGATAACAAGCACCTATTATTTTTAATGAATTAAAAAGAAAATAGTGTTGTTGTATAATTGCAGAAACACCAAAAGCAACCAACGATGTATGAACTAAACAACCAAACATAAGACCAAAAATAATAGCAAAACCTTGTTTTTTTCCGAATATAATACTTTGCGTTAACACAAAAATATTATCTGGCCCAGGAGACATGGCCAAGATTGTAGTTGCAAAAACAAAGGTAAATAGTGTTTCTAACATTTTATGGCAACTAGTCAATCATATTTTTTAAATAAAAATCTTCTACTTTTTTTCTGGCCCAAGGTGTTGTTCTAAGAAATTTTAAACTAGATTTATAGGTAGGATTATTTTTAAAAGCATTAATATTTAATAAATAACCAAGCTCATCCCAACCATATTCTAAAAATAGCTGTTCTAACATGGTTGCTAGTTTTATGCCGTGTAGTGGGTTGTTAGGTTGTTCTTTGCTCATAATAATATCCGAAAGTTTAAATAATTAAATTGTTCTAAATCACAAAAATACAGTTTCAAAAATTGATGTAAAAGTTTATGTGTCAATTTAAAAATATAAGAGAATTAAAAGGTGAAAAACATTCTTCATATTATATAGTGTAAAGTAATGGCTAATTATGATTTTTTCAATAATTTAGCTAAAAATTTTAGAAATAAACAATCAATGAAAAACATAGCATTAAATGATGTACATATTGCTCTTGGCGCAAAAATGGTACCATTTGCAGGTTTTAATATGCCTGTTCAATATGAAGGTGTAACTATAGAACATAATACGGTTAGAGAATCTGTTGGTGTTTTTGATGTTAGCCATATGGGAGAGTTTTTAGTAAGTGGAGAAAATGCCCTAGCTTTAATTCAAAAAGTAACTTCTAATGATGCTTCTAAACTAGCTATTGGAGATGCTCAATATAGCTGTTTTCCGAATGAAGAAAATGGTATTGTTGATGATTTAATTTGTTATAGAATTAAAGAAGATACCTACTTACTAGTTGTAAATGCCTCTAATATAGAAAAGGACTGGAACTGGATTTCTAAGTATAACCAAACTATTAAAGCAGATATAAAAAACATATCAGACAATTATTCTTTATTAGCCATTCAAGGACCAAAAGCCATTGAGGCAATGCAACCATTGTCTTCCTTAGATTTGGCAGATATTCCGTTTTATAAATTTAAAATAGGAGATTTTGCCGGCATAGAAAACGTAATTATTTCTGCAACTGGTTATACAGGTTCTGGTGGTTTTGAAATTTATTGTAAAAATGAAGAAGTTGCCCAAGTTTGGACTAATGTTTTTAAGGCTGGAAAGAAATTCGGAATCAAACCGATAGGGTTGGCAGCAAGAGATACTTTGCGTTTAGAAATGGGATATTGCCTATATGGAAATGATATAAATGACAGCACTTCTCCTATTGAAGCGGGTTTAGGATGGATTACAAAGTTTACTAAAGATTTTGTAAACCACGAAGCATTGGCTCAAGAGAAAGCAAATAAACCATCACGTAAGTTAGTAGCTTTTGAATTAGATGAACGAGGTATTCCTAGACATGGATATGATATTGTAGACGAACAAGGTAATATTATTGGAAATGTTACTTCAGGAACTATGAGTCCGAGTTTGCAAAAAGGAATTGGTTTAGGATATGTACCTTTAGCATTTGCAAAATTAGGAACTAAAATTTTCATTCAAGTTCGTAAAAAAGCCATACCTGCAACATTGGTTAAACTTCCTTTTTATAAAGGATAAAGTATAAACGTATTAATAAAAGCCTCACAAAAGTGGGGCTTTTAATTAAAATTTTCATCCCAAAATATAAAACCTCATTAAAGCATGAATTGTTTGTTAACAGGTAGCTCAGGAATAGTTGGTAGTCACATAATGTTTGAGTGGATTTACAAAGCATTAGTAGAAAAAACTGTAAATCATTTATTTGTAGTAATAAGAAACAACAAAAAACCTGCAAAAGATAGATTGTTGGCGATTTTAAATGACAGCTCCAGACCTCATTTTTTAAATGATTTTTCTATGGCAGATTGTTTATCAAAAATAACCGTTATCCCATCAGATTTATCAAATATCAAAAAACAAACCTTAGAAAAATATAACTTTAGCACTGTAATTCATTGTGCAGGCTCCACTAGCTTGCAACATACCACAGATTCTAAAGAAAAAGTACAACATCAAAACTTTAATGTTACCAAGCAATTATTAACTGAATTACCGCACAATGTAAAACGATTTTTGTACATAAGTACAGCGTATTCATTCGGAATACAAAAAGATAAGGTAACCGATACAATTGCAAATTTTAAGGTTCAAGAGTTTAGAAACCCTTATGAAAAGTCTAAGTACGAAAGTGAAAAATATGTTAGCGAAACCTGTGCCAAAAAAAATATTATATCTCAAATATTAAGGCCTAGTATTATTTGTGGTAGACTAATTGATGCTCCTTTTTTTGAAACCCCAAAGTTTGATGTATTTTATGCGTGGGCAATTTTTCTAAATAAGTATGCTCGTAAAGCATCTTCAGATTTTAGAATTTGGATTGATCAAAAAAGTGGGTTAAATATTGTGCCTGTAGATTTTGTAGCCAAAGCAGTATTACATGCTTTTTTACAACCTAATATTAAAGAATTAAATATTGTAAACCCAACGCAAATACTACATAAAAATTATGTAGGAGATGTGTTACGATACTTTAAAATTAATGCTTTTAATTACGTTTCGGAAAGGCCAGAGAACTTAAATAATTTCGAGCAATTGTATTATAAAACTATTGGGGTAGTTTTCGAAAAGTACATTTCTGTTCCAGATTTGCAGTTTCAATCAGAAACTATTTTAAAGTTTATAAACCAACTAAATTTGAGTACTAACTTGGGGGTACATGAAAACTTTATGAAACTTATAGATTTTTCTGTGAAAAAAGAATTTAAAAGTAGTTATGCTTAAACCTATAATTTAAAATTTAATCGTTGGATTCGTTAACCCAAATAGTATTAGGAGCCGCAGTAGGAGAAGCTATTTTAGGAAAAAAGATAGGTAACAAAGCAATGCTTTATGGAGCTATAGCAGGAACAATACCCGATTTAGATTTTTTATTTTCCTATTTTACAGATACTGTAACTGCTCTAGAAATTCATAGAGGTTTTACACATTCTTTATTTTTTTCTTTATTCTTCTCTCCTATTTTAGGAATTCTGGTAAGTAAATATGAAAAATACAAAAGCGTAAAAGAATGGAGCCTACTTTTTTTTCTAGGCTTTTTTACTCATGCACTTTTAGATGCGCAAACGAGTTGGGGAACACAATTGTTTTGGCCATTTGAAATGCCATTAGAATTTAAAAATATTTTTGTAATCGATCCATTATATACATTACCTTTTTTAGTTTTTTTATGTTTAGCGATGAAACAAAATAGAAAATCAAAAAAGCGAATGATATACAATTACCTGGGTATAACCATAAGTAGTTTATACCTTTTACTTACCATCGTTTTAAAAGGAATTTCTTACAATACTTTTACACAAGAATTGAATTCTCAAAATATTCGTTACAAAGAAATTAAAACGAAACCTACCCCTTTTAATTCTGTTTTGTGGAGTGCAAATGTAGAAACTGATAGCTCTTTCTTAATAGGATACAGCTCTTTTTTTGATAAAAAACCAATATACTTTTCCGAATACCCTAAAAATCATCATTTGTTAGGGAATTTGGTAAATCACCCAAAAGTTCAACGAATGATATCTATTTCTAAAGGTTGGTTTACCATAAATAAAATTGGCTCAAACTTGTATTTTAACGATTTAAGATTTGGACTATTAAGCATACAACCAAATGCTAAAAATTTTGTTTTCAAATACAAAATTGACATCGATAAAAATGGCACTCCCTATTTTATTGAAACCACCAAAAACAAATCTGACGGAAAAAAACTCTTAAAAGACTTAATACAGAGAATTTCTGGTAATTAGTTAACCTTTATAAATAAAAAGCAAAAAAATACCCAAGTTCTCACTTGGGTATTTAAAAATATGTAAGCTTTGTAAACTATACCAAAGTAGCCGCAACTTTTTTGTAAACGCCGCTTTCTAACTTTTCTCTAATTGATGAAAAAGCAGTAATTGTCTCTTCAATATCTTGCTGAGTGTGCGTGGCAGTTGGTATTAATCGTAAAATAATTAATCCTTTAGGAATTACTGGGTATACAACAATCGAGCAAAATACACCATGGTTTTCTCTTAAATCATTTACCATTGCCATGGCTTCTGGAATATCACCTTTTAAAAAAACAGGTGTAATACATGTTTGCGTAGTTCCTAAATCGAAGCCAGCATTTCTTAATCCAGATTGCAATGCGTTGGTATTTTGCCAAAGCTTTTCTTTTAATTCTGGCATAGTTCTTATCATGTCTAAACGTTTCAACGCACCTTTAACCATTGCCATTGGTAATGATTTTGCAAATGTTTGAGAACGCATATTGTATTGTAAATACTGAATTACATCTTTATTTCCTGCTAAAAAAGCACCAACACCAGCCATAGATTTTGCAAAAGTGGCAAAATAAACGTCTATTTCGTCTTGTACACCTTGCTCAAAACCAGTTCCTCTTCCATTTTCTCCGAGTGTACCAAAACCATGTGCATCATCAACTAATAATCTAAAATTATACTCTTTTTTAAAAGCTACAATTTCTTTCAGTCTACCTTGCTCTCCTCTCATACCAAATACACCTTCAGAAATCACCAAAATACCACCGCCTGTTTTCTCTGCCATTCGAGCAGCTCGTTTAATGTTTTTCTCAAAACTCTCCATATCGTTGTGCTTAAAAACAAAACGTTTTCCTGCATGTAAACGAACACCATCTATAATACAAGCGTGCGTATCCATATCGTACACAATAATATCGTTTTTAGAAACCAAAGCGTCTATTGCAGACATAATTCCTTGATAACCAAAATTTAATAAATAAGCTTTTTCTTTACCAACAAAATCTGCACATTCTTGCTCTAACTGTTCATGAAGTGGTGTATGACCAGACATCATTCTTGCTCCCATTGGGTAGGCCATTCCGTGAGTTAAGGCAGCTTCTCCATCTACTTTTAATACTTCAGGATGATTTGCCAAACCTAAATAGTCATTAATACTCCAAGTAATTACCTTTTTCCCATTAAAAGACATTCTATTAGAAATAGGCCCCTCTAATTTTGGAAACACATAATATCCTTCTGCTTGTTCTGCCCATTTTCCTAAAGGGCCTTTATCTTTAACTATTCTATCGAATAAATCTGTAATCATTTTAAACTGTTTTTGAAGACAACAAAGTTATGAAATTTTAACAGTCTTTCAAATTTATAAACGGTTCTTTAGTAAGTGAATTATTCTATAAAACCTTGATTTTTCATCCAAGTATTGCTGTAAACTTTATTAATATATTTTACACCATGATCGGGTAAAATTACTACTACCACACTATTTTTATCAAAATATTGTTGTGCATTATATTGTATGGCCGCTTGTATTACGGCACCACTTGTATAACCACAAAAAAGTCCTTCTTTTTTTAGAAGTGATCTGGTTGTTAAAGCTGCTTCTTTGTCAGAAACTTTTTCATACACATCTATAATATCAAAATTAGTGGCTCCCGGAATTAAGTTTTTTCCTAATCCTTCAATTCTGTATGGTTTTATTTCATTTAAATCTAGTTCTTTGGTTTCATGATATTTTTTTAAAACAGAACCAATGGCATCTACGCCTAAAATTTTAATATTTTTATTTTGTTCCTTTAGATATTTACCTGTTCCAGAAATGGTGCCTCCAGTGCCACTTGCAGCAATTAAATGTGTTATTTTTCCTTGGGTTTGTTTCCATATTTCTGGGCCAGTAGTTTCGTAATGCGCCTCTATATTTAAGGCATTAAAATACTGATTAATATAAACGGAATTCGGCGTTTTTTTCTGAATTGCTTTTGCTACTTCGTAATAAGACCTTGGGTCTTCTGGGGCTACGTTTGCAGGACAAACATGCACTTCTGCTCCCATTGTTTTTAATAATTCTATTTTGTCTTGAGATGATTTATTGCTTACTGCCAAAATACATTTATAGCCTTTAACCAAACTTATCATGGCTAAACTAAAACCTGTATTTCCTGAAGTAGTTTCTACAATGGTTGCTCCTTCTTTAAGTATTCCTTTTTTTTCTGCATTCTCTACTATATGAAGTGCTATTCTATCTTTTTGAGACAAACCAGGGTTAAATGATTCTAATTTTGCAAAGAAAGTACCTTTTAAATCTTTGGTAATTTTTTGAAGTTTTACAAGCGGCGTCTCTCCTATTAAATCTAAAATACTATTGTTTACTTTTTGATGATTCTTCATTGAATTCCTTTCATTAAAAAAACCTCACATAATATAAATACGTGAGGTTTTTCTTTATATCGAATACAAAAATAATATTTCGAACTGAAATAAAAAAAATGATTACGTAAAATAGCTACAAGTCTAATTTATTTTCTAATGCTAAAATAAAAGTAAATTCACGAGCTAAATCCTTTAAAGAATCGAACCTGCCAGATGCGCCTCCATGTCCTGCACTCATATCGGTTTTTAAGAGTAATAAATTGTTGTCTGTCTTTAAATCTCTCAATTTAGCCACCCATTTTGCAGGTTCCCAATATTGTACCTGAGAGTCGTGGTAGCCCGTTACTACAAGCATATTCGGATATTTTTGTGGCAAAACCTGGTCGTAAGGAGAATAGGACTTTATATAATGGTAAAACTCTTTAATATTCGGGTTGCCCCATTCGTCATACTCGCCTGTGGTTAAAGGAATACTTTCATCTAACATTGTAGAAACCACATCTACAAAGGGAACTGATGCTATGATACCGTTGTACAATTCTGGATTCATATTTACAATTGCTCCCATTAACAGACCACCAGCAGAGCCTCCCATTGCGTACAAATGTTTTGGGGAAGTATAATTTTCTTTAATTAAAAACTTACTACAATCTATAAAATCGGTAAAAGTATTTTTTTTATGAAGCATTTTACCTTTTTCATACCAATCTCTCCCTAAATATTCACTCCCTCTAATATGAGCAATTGCATACACAAAACCTCTGTCAAGAAAACTTAATCTTGTTGTAGAAAAAGAATCTGGAATCGTATAACCATACGAGCCATAACCATATAAAATTAGAGGTGTATTGGCGTTTAAATTGGTTTTTTTATGATATACAAGAGAAATGGGTACCTTTTTCCCGTCTCTTGCAGTTGCCCATAATCGTTCGCTTTTGTAGTTTTCTTTATTAAACTTACCTCCTACTACTTCTTGTTCTTTTTTGACTTCTTTAGATTTTGTTTTCATATTAAAATCTATAATAGAAGCTGGTGTTGTTAAAGAAGTGTAAGAATATCTAATTGTGTTTGAGTTAAAATCAGGATTATTATAAACACCAACAGAATAGGTTTCTTCGTCGAAAGGTAAATAATAATCTTCTGTACCATCCCATTTAATTACTCTAATTTTACTTAATCCGTTGGTTCTCTCCTCTAATACTAAAAACTCTTTAAAAATAGAAAAACCCTCTAAAAGTGTATCTTTTCTGTGCGGTATTACAGAAACCCAATTCTCTTTTTGTGCATTTGAAACTGGCGCTTTCATTAATTTAAAATTAGTAGCATCGTCTTTATTTGTTAAAAAATAAAAATCGTTTTCAAAATGGGCAATACTATATTCTAAGTCTCTTTCTCTTGGTTGAATAACGGTAAAGTTTCCAGTAGGAAAATTAGCGTCTAAATACCTGCTTTCACTAGAAACAGTGCTGTCAGAACCAATAATAATATATTTATTAGATTTTGTTTTGGTCACATACACATTAAAAGTTTCGTCTTTTTCGTGGTATACTTCTACATCTTCGGATGTTGGTGTACCTAAAACGTGTCTGAACACCTTTTCACTCCGTAAAGTTTCTGGATTTTTTTTTGTGTAAAAAAATGTCTTATTATCATTTGCCCATGCAGAATTTCCTGAAGTATTTTCAATTATATCCTTATAAATTTCTCCCGATAACAAATTTTTTACCCGTAAAAAATATTGTCTTCTACTTACTGTGTCAGTAGCAAAAATGGCTAGTTTATTGTTATTTGATATATTTAAACCTCCTAACTGAAAATAATCGAATCCTTTGGCCATTTCATTGGCATCGAACATTATTTCTTCTGGGGAACTTTCTGTTTCTTTTTTTCTACAGTAAATTGGATATTGCAATCCTTTTTCATAACGAATGTAATAGAAATAACCATTGTCCTTATTTGGCACAGTGCTATCGTCTTCTTTAATTCTACCTTTCAATTCTTCAAATAATTGAAGCTCGAATTTCTTGGTGTGCTTGGTTACCTCATCGTAATAATTATTTTCTTGCTCAAGGTAATCAATTACCTTTTTTGTTTGTGCATCTTTTACTTCGGCAAGTTTTTGATGGTCAGACAATCGCATCCAAAAATAATTGTCTACTCTTACATCGCCATGCTTTTCTATTTCGAAGTATTCTTTTGCTGCTAGAGGCAGTTTTGCATCGGTACTTTTCATTATTTCTATTTTGAATGGCAACAAAAATAAGACTATTAACGTAAGAAATATCAATAAAAATTATCATTTTTACTACTTCGCAATTCTTTTAAATTTATGTAATTTTGACAATAATTTAAAAAACTATAAAACATGTTTGGAGATATATCGGGAATGATGAATAAGCTTAAAGAGGCTCAAAAAGAGGTAGAAATTACAAAGCAACGTTTGCATTCTGTTTTAATTGATGAAACTTCTGCAGATAAAAAAATAAAAGTAACCCTAACAGCTAACAGAGAAATTAAAAATATATCTATTGATGAATCTTTGTTAAGTGATGCAGAAGAATTAGAAGATTATTTAATTTTAACGTTAAATAAAGCGATTGAAAAAGCAACAAAAATTAATGAAACAGAAATGGCTGTTGCTGCAAAAGCAGGAATGCCTAATATACCAGGAATGGATATGTTTAAATAAAATAACGCACATTTTAACAAAAAAAGTTTTTTCTAAAAACAACAATAGTACCTCTGTTACAGAGGTATTTTTACATACACAAATTACACCCTAATTATTATGAAAAAAGACCTTAAAAAAAAGAATTCAAAGAAAATTATAAAATGGGCAATTTCCATAGTAGTTGGTATGTTTATTTTATTAGCAATACTTCCATTTTTATATAAAGATAAAATTGTTGCTTTGGTCACTAAAACTATTAATAACAACATTAATGCCACCGTTAAATTTGAAAATGCAAGCTTAAGTTTATTCAGAAATTTCCCGAAAGCTACTTTGCAAGTATCTAATTTAAAGGTTATTAACAAAGCACCTTTTCTGGGAGATACATTAGCTGCTATAGAAACGATAGACATTAGTTTAAAAATAAGCGAACTATTTAACAAGGCTTCTCAACCTTTAAATATTAGAAGTATTACCGCAAATAACGGAACTGTAAATATTATTTTTAATAAAGACGATATAGGTAATTTTAATATCGGAAAAGAAACAAAAAATACCCAGCAGCAAGATAAATCTTTAACGCTGGCAATAGAAAACTATGCTCTTAATAACATGATTTTTAATTATTTTGATGAGAATTCTGGAATGAAAATGAACATCGAAAATATTGAACATTTTGGCAAAGGAAACTTTGAAAAAGATATATTAGACTTAACAACAAGTAGCACAGCCAACATTTCTTTTGAGTACGATAATATAAATTATTTAGATCGTATTCCTGTAAAATTAGAGGCTATTATAGGAATAGATTTAAACAATTATAAATTCACTTTTAAAGAGAATACAGGATATATAAATCAATTACCTCTTTCTTTTGATGGTTTTATTCAACTTTTGGATGATAAACAACAATATAATTTGGTTTTTAAAACGCCTACTTCTTCTTTTCAAAACGCATTGGCATTAGTTCCCAAAAAATATCGTGGTAATTTATCTGGGATAAAAACATCAGGTAATTTTGATGTTGTTGGAAACGTAAATGGAATTCTTTCTAACGATGAAATACCTAAATTTAATATTTCAATTACTGCGAACAATGCAAGTTTTAAATATGATGATTTACCGAAATCAGTTAACAATATTAATATAAATTCAGAAATTATAAATGATAGTGGTCTTTTAAAAGATACAAAAATAAAAGCTGGAAAACTAACATTTAAAGTTGATGAAGATACATTTTTAACATCAGGATATTTACACAATATTACAACAAACCCAATAGTCAGCCTAGCATTAAAAGGGACTTTAAACTTAGGGAACTTCCATAAAGTGTATCCTTTGCCAAAACAAAGTGAGTTAACGGGTATTTTAAACACCTCTATTCAAACGAACTTTAATATAGAGGCAGTTAAAAATAATAACTTCAAAGAAATTAAAAATATAGGAACAATAGCCGTTTCTAATTTTAAGTATTCGGGAGTGCAAGTTGCGAATCCATTTTTTATTACGAACACTACTCTAGCGTTTAACACCAACACTATAAATTTAGAAGAATTTAATGCAAAAACAGGAGCATCTGATTTCTCTCTACAAGGAAATATTGAGAATTTTTATGGTTTTTTGTTTTCTGATAAAAAGCTGAAAGGAAATTTTAATCTAACTTCAAATAGTTTTCGTATTGATGATTTCTTATCTAAAGAAATTGCTAAGAATGATGTGGAAAACACCCAATTAAAA encodes:
- a CDS encoding hydroxymethylglutaryl-CoA lyase is translated as MKKVKIIECPRDAMQGIKSHFISTEKKALYINSLLKVGFDTIDFGSFVSPKAIPQMRDTAAVLSKLDLSNTASKLLAIIANTRGAKDAVQFEEVDYLGYPFSISENFQMRNTHKTIAESIVTLEEILSLADKKNKKVVAYLSMGFGNPYGDPWNVDIVGEWTQKLATMGVKILSLSDTIGSSTPKEISYLFSNLIPAFPSIEFGAHLHTTPNKWHEKVNAAFLAGCNRFDGAIKGYGGCPMAKDELTGNMPTEKLLSYFTAQKVDTNIKPMSFESAYNKALEVFNGV
- a CDS encoding LysE family translocator; the protein is MLETLFTFVFATTILAMSPGPDNIFVLTQSIIFGKKQGFAIIFGLMFGCLVHTSLVAFGVSAIIQQHYFLFNSLKIIGACYLIFLAYSVYKSDATIVLNSDNVTKKSAVSLFKKGFLMNVLNPKVTLFFLALFPQFLFSNTLSTTIQFFILGVIFITVSFVVFGSFALLGSTVTNFINKYSKIGFFFKWAQIVVFVCIAILILW
- a CDS encoding VF530 family DNA-binding protein; its protein translation is MSKEQPNNPLHGIKLATMLEQLFLEYGWDELGYLLNINAFKNNPTYKSSLKFLRTTPWARKKVEDFYLKNMID
- the gcvT gene encoding glycine cleavage system aminomethyltransferase GcvT; amino-acid sequence: MKNIALNDVHIALGAKMVPFAGFNMPVQYEGVTIEHNTVRESVGVFDVSHMGEFLVSGENALALIQKVTSNDASKLAIGDAQYSCFPNEENGIVDDLICYRIKEDTYLLVVNASNIEKDWNWISKYNQTIKADIKNISDNYSLLAIQGPKAIEAMQPLSSLDLADIPFYKFKIGDFAGIENVIISATGYTGSGGFEIYCKNEEVAQVWTNVFKAGKKFGIKPIGLAARDTLRLEMGYCLYGNDINDSTSPIEAGLGWITKFTKDFVNHEALAQEKANKPSRKLVAFELDERGIPRHGYDIVDEQGNIIGNVTSGTMSPSLQKGIGLGYVPLAFAKLGTKIFIQVRKKAIPATLVKLPFYKG
- a CDS encoding SDR family oxidoreductase, which translates into the protein MNCLLTGSSGIVGSHIMFEWIYKALVEKTVNHLFVVIRNNKKPAKDRLLAILNDSSRPHFLNDFSMADCLSKITVIPSDLSNIKKQTLEKYNFSTVIHCAGSTSLQHTTDSKEKVQHQNFNVTKQLLTELPHNVKRFLYISTAYSFGIQKDKVTDTIANFKVQEFRNPYEKSKYESEKYVSETCAKKNIISQILRPSIICGRLIDAPFFETPKFDVFYAWAIFLNKYARKASSDFRIWIDQKSGLNIVPVDFVAKAVLHAFLQPNIKELNIVNPTQILHKNYVGDVLRYFKINAFNYVSERPENLNNFEQLYYKTIGVVFEKYISVPDLQFQSETILKFINQLNLSTNLGVHENFMKLIDFSVKKEFKSSYA
- a CDS encoding metal-dependent hydrolase; the encoded protein is MDSLTQIVLGAAVGEAILGKKIGNKAMLYGAIAGTIPDLDFLFSYFTDTVTALEIHRGFTHSLFFSLFFSPILGILVSKYEKYKSVKEWSLLFFLGFFTHALLDAQTSWGTQLFWPFEMPLEFKNIFVIDPLYTLPFLVFLCLAMKQNRKSKKRMIYNYLGITISSLYLLLTIVLKGISYNTFTQELNSQNIRYKEIKTKPTPFNSVLWSANVETDSSFLIGYSSFFDKKPIYFSEYPKNHHLLGNLVNHPKVQRMISISKGWFTINKIGSNLYFNDLRFGLLSIQPNAKNFVFKYKIDIDKNGTPYFIETTKNKSDGKKLLKDLIQRISGN
- a CDS encoding aminotransferase class I/II-fold pyridoxal phosphate-dependent enzyme: MTDLFDRIVKDKGPLGKWAEQAEGYYVFPKLEGPISNRMSFNGKKVITWSINDYLGLANHPEVLKVDGEAALTHGMAYPMGARMMSGHTPLHEQLEQECADFVGKEKAYLLNFGYQGIMSAIDALVSKNDIIVYDMDTHACIIDGVRLHAGKRFVFKHNDMESFEKNIKRAARMAEKTGGGILVISEGVFGMRGEQGRLKEIVAFKKEYNFRLLVDDAHGFGTLGENGRGTGFEQGVQDEIDVYFATFAKSMAGVGAFLAGNKDVIQYLQYNMRSQTFAKSLPMAMVKGALKRLDMIRTMPELKEKLWQNTNALQSGLRNAGFDLGTTQTCITPVFLKGDIPEAMAMVNDLRENHGVFCSIVVYPVIPKGLIILRLIPTATHTQQDIEETITAFSSIREKLESGVYKKVAATLV
- a CDS encoding PLP-dependent cysteine synthase family protein, yielding MKNHQKVNNSILDLIGETPLVKLQKITKDLKGTFFAKLESFNPGLSQKDRIALHIVENAEKKGILKEGATIVETTSGNTGFSLAMISLVKGYKCILAVSNKSSQDKIELLKTMGAEVHVCPANVAPEDPRSYYEVAKAIQKKTPNSVYINQYFNALNIEAHYETTGPEIWKQTQGKITHLIAASGTGGTISGTGKYLKEQNKNIKILGVDAIGSVLKKYHETKELDLNEIKPYRIEGLGKNLIPGATNFDIIDVYEKVSDKEAALTTRSLLKKEGLFCGYTSGAVIQAAIQYNAQQYFDKNSVVVVILPDHGVKYINKVYSNTWMKNQGFIE